In one Actinomyces trachealis genomic region, the following are encoded:
- a CDS encoding glycosyltransferase: MSHARLRRRLAVLRNQVMGEGGQVMLLGIGIVAVVLALVLAVASATAIYLDLKNLTGMADLAAASAAANVDQSQYFRTGANADRPLDDEGVNVQAYLAQTALEGGLSNVELLSATSPDGVSVRVQLRGYSKPPFLPWGVISAEGFILRAQASARVATRRD, translated from the coding sequence ATGAGCCATGCTCGCCTACGCCGTCGCCTTGCAGTCCTGCGCAACCAGGTCATGGGTGAGGGTGGACAGGTGATGCTTCTAGGTATCGGGATCGTTGCGGTGGTGCTTGCCCTCGTGCTGGCGGTTGCCTCCGCTACCGCCATCTACCTGGACCTCAAGAACCTAACCGGCATGGCAGACCTGGCCGCCGCCAGTGCCGCCGCCAACGTGGACCAGTCGCAGTACTTCCGCACCGGCGCCAACGCCGATAGACCGCTGGATGACGAAGGCGTCAATGTGCAGGCCTACCTGGCGCAGACCGCCCTGGAGGGTGGCCTCTCGAATGTGGAGCTGCTCAGCGCCACCAGCCCCGACGGCGTCAGCGTGCGGGTGCAGCTGCGCGGCTACTCCAAACCGCCCTTTCTGCCCTGGGGAGTTATAAGCGCTGAAGGATTCATCCTCCGCGCCCAGGCCTCAGCGCGCGTCGCGACCAGGCGCGACTAA
- a CDS encoding peptidase T4 has product MITLRRALSPLRRHLGQEEGNASVEFLGWSVAVLVPVVYLVVALAQVQAASFATSAAAQSATRLLLAHPGAQGVALAHSSVVLTLTDQHIDAAAAANALTLECSQTDCAGGEAVARVAVGVDLPLLSSFGLGRDVVVIHATRWISLPAKEAQP; this is encoded by the coding sequence ATGATCACGCTGCGTCGCGCCCTGTCACCGCTCAGACGTCACTTGGGTCAGGAGGAGGGGAACGCCTCGGTGGAGTTCCTCGGCTGGAGCGTGGCCGTACTGGTTCCGGTCGTCTACCTGGTGGTCGCGCTCGCCCAGGTGCAAGCTGCAAGCTTCGCCACTTCAGCAGCCGCCCAGTCCGCCACCCGGTTGCTCCTGGCCCATCCCGGGGCTCAAGGTGTAGCGCTCGCGCACAGCTCGGTGGTCCTCACCCTTACAGACCAGCACATCGACGCCGCTGCGGCCGCCAACGCCCTCACTCTGGAGTGCTCGCAAACGGATTGCGCTGGGGGAGAGGCGGTGGCTCGGGTCGCCGTTGGCGTTGACCTGCCCTTACTGAGTTCATTCGGGCTGGGACGCGACGTCGTCGTCATCCACGCCACCCGTTGGATCTCCCTGCCAGCCAAGGAGGCTCAGCCATGA
- a CDS encoding TadE/TadG family type IV pilus assembly protein, whose translation MLSELREHHPEAGSAPVDFALVSVLVVVLGLAVLQLALGLHVRNVLTDAAGEGARRAALLGGTEAEAQQRVSELVTQALRDDYLQDVQVTRTSRDGLAVVEVRATAPLPVIGLLGPGGTLRVTAHAVDEAALTTDKPPREEP comes from the coding sequence GTGCTATCTGAGCTGCGCGAGCACCATCCGGAGGCTGGCTCAGCCCCGGTGGACTTCGCTCTGGTCTCCGTGCTGGTGGTGGTGCTCGGCTTGGCCGTGCTCCAACTCGCCCTAGGTCTGCACGTCCGCAACGTGCTCACCGACGCCGCTGGGGAGGGTGCCCGGCGCGCCGCCCTGCTGGGTGGGACCGAGGCTGAGGCGCAGCAACGCGTCTCCGAGCTAGTGACGCAGGCTCTTAGGGACGACTACCTACAGGACGTGCAAGTGACCCGCACCAGCCGTGACGGCCTGGCCGTTGTGGAGGTCAGAGCAACCGCCCCGCTGCCCGTGATCGGACTGCTCGGCCCCGGCGGCACGCTGCGAGTGACCGCACACGCGGTGGATGAGGCGGCACTCACCACTGACAAGCCTCCCCGGGAGGAGCCATGA
- a CDS encoding type II secretion system F family protein, translating into MRIGTICGAGVALGLLLVLSAWRASRPRLGDRVAPYMHFRRGPQSVVAQTASARTVSGALLGLLGEAGAFFESIGSADASVRRRLTRSGSRLTVEEVRLQQVLWAAAGVVAVVSLGLAARTVRPVNLAAVGLLAIVAAVGGAAARDWWLTHQVERRHQVIEAELPDVVELLALVVGAGQGPVTAMERIVSLGQGALIEEVARALSDVRAGTTLSAAMSSMAERVGIGSVTRLADAVAAALERGTPLAEVLRAQAADAREASRRRLIEEGGRREIAQMVPVVFLILPITVVFALFPGLLVLRLGL; encoded by the coding sequence ATGAGAATTGGTACCATTTGTGGTGCAGGAGTAGCCCTCGGCCTGCTCCTGGTGCTTTCCGCTTGGCGGGCGAGCCGCCCGCGCTTGGGGGACCGCGTGGCGCCCTATATGCATTTTCGCCGTGGCCCCCAGTCAGTGGTGGCTCAGACTGCCTCCGCGCGTACTGTCTCCGGAGCGCTGCTTGGGTTACTCGGCGAGGCTGGGGCATTTTTTGAGTCCATCGGCTCCGCGGACGCCTCAGTACGGCGCCGCCTGACCCGCAGCGGTAGCAGGCTCACGGTGGAGGAAGTGCGCCTACAACAGGTCCTGTGGGCTGCTGCTGGCGTTGTCGCAGTGGTCTCCTTGGGCCTGGCCGCCCGCACAGTCCGGCCGGTCAACCTGGCGGCCGTCGGTCTCCTGGCCATCGTTGCCGCCGTCGGTGGGGCGGCAGCGCGCGACTGGTGGCTCACACACCAGGTGGAGCGGCGTCACCAGGTGATTGAAGCCGAGCTGCCCGATGTAGTTGAACTGTTGGCCCTGGTGGTCGGAGCTGGGCAGGGCCCTGTAACCGCCATGGAACGAATCGTCTCGCTGGGGCAGGGCGCGCTGATAGAGGAAGTCGCACGCGCCCTGTCTGATGTCCGCGCGGGAACCACCCTGTCTGCCGCGATGAGCAGCATGGCTGAACGGGTCGGCATTGGAAGTGTTACTCGCCTGGCTGACGCCGTCGCCGCCGCTTTGGAACGTGGCACCCCGTTGGCGGAGGTGCTCCGGGCGCAGGCTGCCGACGCACGCGAGGCCTCCCGCCGTCGACTGATTGAGGAAGGTGGACGCCGTGAGATTGCCCAGATGGTCCCGGTGGTTTTCCTGATTCTGCCGATCACCGTGGTCTTCGCCCTGTTCCCCGGTCTGCTGGTGCTTCGCCTGGGCCTGTAA
- a CDS encoding type II secretion system F family protein encodes MGVVAGVLAGCGLLLIWLAFTTEPPHWRSERSRRLADLLVQAGVGRTSPAAFGIGSLLLGTLVGLFFLGLSRAWPVALAFGVIATMTPFWAVAARARSRRTSLREVWPEAVDTLVSGVRAGMSLPEAISALGQKGPEAVRVEFTAFAADYTATARFDLCLDRLKDRFADPVADRIVEALRLAHEVGGVELGNLLRALSRMLREDMRTRGELEARQSWTVNGAKVAVAAPWLVLALLSTRPQAATAYATATGAMVLGGGAAASALAYWLMLRLGRLPEEERVLR; translated from the coding sequence ATGGGGGTTGTAGCAGGGGTCCTGGCTGGGTGCGGCCTGTTGTTGATTTGGCTCGCTTTCACCACCGAGCCGCCCCACTGGCGCTCAGAACGCTCCCGCCGTCTAGCGGACCTGTTGGTGCAGGCGGGAGTTGGTCGCACCAGTCCCGCCGCCTTCGGCATCGGTTCCCTGCTGCTCGGTACCTTGGTGGGCTTGTTCTTCCTGGGCTTGTCGCGGGCCTGGCCAGTGGCCCTGGCTTTTGGGGTCATCGCGACAATGACCCCTTTCTGGGCGGTGGCCGCACGGGCCCGCTCGCGACGCACTAGCCTGCGTGAGGTTTGGCCGGAAGCGGTAGACACGCTCGTCTCCGGAGTCCGTGCCGGGATGAGCCTGCCCGAGGCCATATCAGCCCTGGGGCAGAAGGGGCCGGAGGCCGTCCGCGTCGAGTTCACGGCCTTTGCCGCCGACTACACCGCCACCGCCCGGTTTGACCTGTGCCTGGATCGACTCAAGGACCGTTTTGCGGACCCGGTGGCCGACCGGATCGTGGAGGCCCTGCGGCTGGCCCATGAGGTTGGTGGCGTGGAGCTCGGCAACCTGCTGCGTGCCCTGTCACGCATGTTGCGTGAGGATATGCGCACCCGCGGTGAGCTGGAGGCCCGCCAGTCCTGGACGGTCAACGGCGCCAAAGTGGCGGTTGCCGCTCCCTGGCTTGTCCTGGCGTTGTTGTCAACGCGACCGCAGGCAGCTACCGCCTACGCCACCGCAACCGGAGCGATGGTTCTTGGCGGTGGTGCTGCGGCCTCTGCTTTGGCCTACTGGTTGATGCTGCGCCTGGGGCGGCTACCGGAGGAAGAACGGGTGTTGCGATGA
- a CDS encoding CpaF family protein encodes MDAAAILSAEVRELVRRRGVDPLHDVTTFEALVTEAGADYLTRADAGLVPPITDYDTATQAAFDSLAGAGSLQRYLVDEAVEEIWVNGDDRVFVARNGRSELTTTILEPGELRVLVERMLRVSGRRLDLSSPFVDAQLPTGERLHVVIPPITSGNWALNIRKHTTRSSRTADLVRLGSLTTSAATFLDASVRAGLNIVVSGATQAGKTTMVRALAGAIPVSQRVITCEEVFELALAARDCVAMQTRAANLEGAGEITLRRLVKEALRMRPDRLLIGEVREAEALDLLIAMNSGIPSMSTLHANSAREAVVKLCTLPLLAGENVSSAFIVPTVATAVDLVIHLDIDAEGRRSVREIAAVPGRVEDGVIELADIFQRDPQGQLVRGPGQPPRAERYARAGVDLPALLVTANQPPRSAASHLATTGTVAGAWH; translated from the coding sequence TTGGACGCTGCCGCGATCCTGAGCGCGGAGGTACGTGAGCTGGTGCGTCGCCGCGGCGTCGACCCCCTGCACGATGTCACCACCTTCGAAGCCCTGGTCACCGAGGCTGGGGCGGACTACCTCACCCGCGCTGATGCGGGCCTGGTACCCCCAATCACCGATTACGACACCGCCACCCAGGCAGCCTTTGACTCTCTTGCTGGCGCCGGTTCCCTGCAGCGCTACCTCGTGGATGAGGCCGTCGAGGAGATCTGGGTCAACGGTGATGATCGCGTCTTCGTGGCCCGCAACGGTCGCTCAGAGTTGACCACCACCATCCTCGAACCCGGCGAACTCCGCGTGCTTGTGGAGCGGATGCTACGCGTCTCCGGACGCCGCCTAGACCTGTCCAGCCCCTTCGTGGACGCGCAGCTGCCTACCGGCGAGCGCCTGCACGTCGTCATCCCACCGATCACCTCCGGCAACTGGGCCCTGAACATCCGCAAGCACACCACCCGCTCCTCCCGCACCGCAGACCTGGTCCGCCTGGGCTCCTTGACTACCTCGGCAGCAACCTTCCTGGACGCCTCCGTGCGCGCAGGCCTGAACATCGTCGTTTCCGGCGCCACCCAGGCAGGCAAGACCACCATGGTGCGGGCCCTAGCTGGCGCCATCCCGGTCAGTCAGCGCGTCATCACCTGTGAGGAGGTCTTCGAGCTGGCCCTGGCCGCACGTGACTGCGTAGCCATGCAGACCCGCGCCGCCAACCTTGAGGGTGCCGGTGAGATCACCCTGCGCCGTCTGGTCAAAGAGGCTCTGCGCATGCGCCCCGACCGCCTCCTGATCGGGGAGGTGCGCGAGGCTGAGGCCCTGGACCTGCTGATTGCCATGAACTCCGGCATCCCCTCCATGTCCACCCTCCACGCCAATTCCGCGCGTGAGGCCGTCGTTAAGCTCTGCACCTTGCCCCTGCTGGCAGGTGAGAACGTCAGTTCCGCCTTCATCGTGCCCACGGTCGCCACCGCGGTGGACCTGGTGATCCACCTGGATATCGACGCCGAAGGCCGCCGCAGCGTCCGGGAGATCGCGGCCGTGCCTGGCCGCGTTGAAGACGGCGTGATTGAGCTGGCGGACATCTTCCAGCGCGACCCGCAGGGGCAGCTGGTACGCGGACCCGGGCAGCCGCCCCGCGCCGAGCGTTATGCCCGTGCTGGGGTGGACCTGCCCGCGCTGCTGGTGACCGCGAACCAGCCGCCCCGCAGCGCCGCATCTCACCTGGCTACCACCGGGACCGTAGCAGGGGCGTGGCACTGA
- a CDS encoding phosphotransferase, which produces MSDSPVPSPTDAAPTAGPARTAAPTCRRRSALSLAALASVAVPGLNPSRLTTPQSDSPELRVVGVVDTAGRTWEVLEPHDDTTGATLEAEAGALRSIGRIIDDGRLTFQVARVAGAVRLGGTHVQVRTHLPGSPIDLNGLHPGPGLSSGLGRALGELHELPVSVINEAGLPVYTAEDVRMRWSKLLDVAEKTGQLPAPLLSRWRQALRHAAMWRFRPVVVHGDLAEENVLVAGGGVVGMRGFGQAHVGDPAEDLSWIYASVPLDCLDSIENGYDVARSEGVDKHLRDRAELVSELGLVRWLMHGVHTGNDAVTKDALTMLDDLREQVGDEPLVEEVEPRLAPVATARVVSPDDVTLDVAEVGLRHLNDPASRRLSDADRTMQLRQVAPLPESSSASARQPVFSEAPTTVQFSQVPAAAPAQHPKSAPMSDLVRTQAAERRRTLTPTKPASSGQPVELSPRLSASTVGLIDDLADEDILTSSPVD; this is translated from the coding sequence ATGTCCGACTCCCCCGTGCCGTCGCCAACCGATGCAGCTCCGACGGCAGGTCCTGCGCGCACCGCTGCGCCAACATGTCGGCGTCGCTCTGCGCTGTCCCTGGCGGCACTGGCTTCCGTGGCTGTGCCCGGCCTGAACCCATCCCGTTTGACCACCCCCCAGTCAGACTCTCCGGAACTGCGAGTGGTAGGCGTCGTGGACACTGCAGGCCGCACCTGGGAGGTGCTCGAACCACACGACGACACCACCGGCGCCACCCTGGAGGCGGAGGCTGGTGCGCTGCGTAGCATCGGGCGGATCATCGACGACGGCCGCCTTACCTTCCAGGTAGCCCGCGTAGCCGGGGCCGTCCGCCTGGGCGGAACACACGTCCAGGTCCGCACCCACCTGCCCGGCTCCCCTATCGACCTAAACGGCTTACACCCCGGCCCTGGCCTCTCCTCCGGCCTGGGCCGAGCCCTTGGCGAGCTGCACGAGTTGCCTGTGTCAGTCATCAACGAAGCTGGGCTACCCGTCTACACCGCAGAGGACGTGCGGATGCGCTGGTCCAAGCTGCTTGACGTGGCCGAGAAGACCGGCCAGCTCCCCGCTCCCCTGCTGAGCCGGTGGCGCCAGGCCCTGCGACACGCCGCCATGTGGCGCTTCCGGCCAGTCGTGGTGCACGGTGACCTCGCGGAGGAGAACGTGCTGGTGGCTGGCGGCGGAGTCGTGGGGATGCGTGGCTTTGGGCAGGCACACGTTGGCGACCCGGCTGAGGACCTCTCCTGGATCTACGCATCCGTGCCGCTCGACTGCCTGGACTCCATTGAGAACGGTTACGACGTCGCCCGCTCGGAAGGCGTGGACAAGCACCTGCGGGACCGTGCGGAACTGGTCAGTGAGTTGGGGCTGGTCCGCTGGCTCATGCACGGCGTGCACACCGGCAACGACGCCGTCACTAAGGACGCGCTCACCATGCTGGATGACCTGCGGGAGCAGGTTGGTGACGAACCACTGGTGGAGGAGGTCGAGCCGCGTTTAGCTCCCGTAGCCACCGCCCGCGTGGTCTCTCCTGACGACGTAACCCTGGACGTGGCTGAGGTGGGGCTGCGGCACCTGAATGACCCCGCATCCCGGCGTCTGTCTGACGCTGACCGCACTATGCAGCTGCGTCAGGTCGCCCCGCTGCCCGAGTCGTCTAGTGCTTCCGCTCGCCAACCCGTGTTCAGCGAGGCCCCAACCACAGTGCAGTTCTCACAGGTTCCTGCCGCCGCACCGGCCCAACACCCCAAGTCTGCGCCTATGAGTGATCTGGTCCGCACGCAGGCCGCTGAGCGGCGCCGCACGCTCACCCCGACCAAGCCCGCATCAAGCGGTCAGCCTGTGGAGCTGTCTCCCCGGCTTTCGGCGAGCACAGTCGGCTTGATCGACGACCTGGCTGACGAGGACATCTTGACCTCATCCCCGGTGGATTGA
- a CDS encoding ATP-dependent DNA helicase — protein sequence MSATSSSPAPSHDARITPERLAQALGMHAPTREQSRIIAHPLSPLLVVAGAGSGKTATMSQRVVYLVASGQVRPDQVLGLTFTRKATAELEQRVATRLSQLAASGLTQAAEDAPEPTISTYNAFAGSIVRDHGLRVGVDPDSTLITEAHAWQIANQLVESCTEPLPVEKASTATNLLLRLDGALSENLLTSAEAGEGLEHLEALFTSLADIRGLKTLVGKVPGKLDIQRQMLALVQSYRNYKREHALLDFGDQIAMACRICEEAPEVASTLRLQYPAVLLDEFQDTSVAQLRLLSALFASQGVTAVGDPNQAIYGWRGASAGALDTFHQRFNPAGTAAVEAGKNANTHAPVLPLSTAWRNDRRILAAANQTSSPLRNHQPQPGDPITKHIPVEALAERPADTGLQDGLVAGAFLQDPLQEAEHIATFMGEHWTPNAEMAVLCRTRDQFTPVAQALDAHGLPFEVVGLGGMLSVPEVADVRSLLTIALDSQRGDRLIRLLTGRSIGAADLKALADLARHIVHKPKRPTVPTADDAQTSPGAASPKPADGQDTPLLVEALEQLTRQANQIPGTAPMGSSTEPAGLSEAGRQIAVDLGRAVRRARAATSLALPDQVVLAERALGLDIEVAARVGNPLGRRALDAFRAIAEQFTADMEAPTLADFLAWLDTAEEHESGFSAPEVEPEPGAIQILTIHASKGLEWDTVSVCGLDEQVFPSYRSTPAEDGTLRSSGWMASTEEFPHPLRADAETLPPFDLGRLEPGCADKDQIKELISQYQAALGRHLLAEERRLAYVAFTRARHHLLLTGSHLSKGASKPRPMSRFLAELRRRDLVAPYGDGWTEHNPEALNPLVTTQSTGFWPHETTPGSLEEMLHQARLRAADAVATAQASGGALTVNPGASDSVVNRWRQEAALLLAERNRQENSTPAVHLPAHLAATKIDDLRQDRAQFALALRRPLPPHPSSSSRLGTVFHDAVARHLAAQVELISLQEAGVPETLNSADRRKVQEWLQVVDSLPLLEGYNLEQTETELELTLADVTVRCRMDAVFKRGEDDWLIVDWKTGMQAIPVEQLSVYVHAWAHAKGLEPSAVRAAYVYVAQKDPAKQVHELSEGQLLPLAELVSILSLAANE from the coding sequence TCGTTTACTTAGTGGCCTCCGGCCAAGTGCGCCCAGACCAGGTCCTAGGTCTGACCTTCACCCGCAAAGCCACCGCGGAACTGGAACAGCGCGTCGCCACGAGACTAAGCCAGCTGGCCGCATCAGGCCTGACACAGGCCGCCGAGGATGCTCCCGAACCCACCATCTCCACCTACAACGCCTTCGCAGGCAGCATTGTGCGTGACCACGGGCTGCGCGTCGGCGTCGACCCTGACTCCACCCTCATCACGGAGGCACACGCTTGGCAGATCGCCAACCAACTCGTCGAGTCCTGCACAGAGCCACTGCCAGTTGAGAAAGCCAGCACCGCCACCAATCTGCTGCTCCGGCTCGACGGTGCCCTGTCCGAGAACCTCCTCACCAGCGCGGAAGCGGGAGAAGGCCTTGAGCACCTGGAGGCGCTCTTCACCAGCCTGGCGGACATCCGAGGCCTGAAAACTCTAGTCGGTAAGGTCCCCGGCAAGCTTGACATCCAGCGGCAGATGCTCGCCCTCGTCCAGTCCTACCGGAACTACAAGCGCGAGCACGCACTGCTGGACTTCGGGGACCAGATCGCCATGGCCTGCCGTATCTGCGAGGAAGCCCCCGAGGTCGCCAGCACTCTGCGCCTCCAGTACCCCGCAGTGCTTCTGGACGAGTTCCAAGACACCTCCGTGGCCCAGCTGCGCCTACTATCCGCACTGTTCGCAAGCCAAGGCGTCACCGCCGTCGGCGACCCGAACCAGGCGATCTACGGCTGGCGGGGAGCCAGTGCCGGAGCCCTAGACACCTTCCATCAGCGCTTTAACCCCGCCGGTACCGCCGCTGTGGAAGCTGGTAAGAATGCCAACACGCATGCGCCGGTTCTGCCCCTATCCACTGCCTGGCGCAATGACCGCCGCATCCTGGCTGCCGCCAACCAGACCTCCAGCCCGCTGCGCAACCATCAGCCCCAACCTGGGGACCCCATCACCAAGCACATTCCGGTGGAGGCTTTGGCTGAGCGTCCTGCGGACACGGGGCTTCAAGACGGTCTAGTAGCCGGTGCATTCCTGCAGGATCCGCTGCAGGAGGCTGAGCACATCGCGACCTTCATGGGGGAGCACTGGACCCCGAACGCAGAGATGGCAGTTCTGTGCCGGACCCGCGACCAGTTCACGCCCGTGGCACAGGCACTCGATGCGCATGGCCTGCCTTTTGAGGTGGTGGGCCTAGGCGGGATGCTGAGCGTCCCCGAGGTTGCTGACGTCCGCTCCCTGCTCACCATCGCGCTTGATTCACAACGCGGCGACCGCCTAATACGCCTGCTCACCGGCAGGAGCATTGGTGCTGCCGACCTGAAAGCCCTGGCGGACCTCGCCCGCCATATCGTGCACAAGCCTAAGCGCCCCACCGTGCCTACTGCTGACGACGCCCAGACCAGCCCTGGCGCCGCCAGCCCAAAACCAGCTGACGGCCAGGACACGCCTCTGCTGGTCGAAGCCCTGGAACAGCTGACCCGGCAAGCCAACCAAATACCCGGCACAGCCCCGATGGGCAGCAGCACAGAACCCGCGGGACTGAGCGAGGCTGGACGCCAGATCGCCGTCGACCTGGGCCGAGCCGTCAGACGCGCTCGCGCCGCCACCAGCCTAGCCCTACCGGATCAGGTAGTGCTCGCTGAGCGCGCCCTCGGTCTGGACATTGAAGTGGCTGCCCGGGTCGGCAATCCGCTGGGGCGCCGCGCCCTGGATGCCTTCCGTGCCATCGCCGAGCAGTTCACTGCGGATATGGAAGCCCCCACTCTGGCGGACTTCCTGGCTTGGCTAGACACGGCAGAGGAACACGAGTCAGGTTTCTCCGCGCCGGAGGTTGAGCCTGAGCCCGGCGCCATCCAGATCCTCACCATCCACGCCTCCAAAGGCTTGGAATGGGACACCGTGAGTGTCTGTGGCCTAGACGAGCAAGTCTTCCCCTCCTACCGCAGCACCCCTGCCGAGGACGGCACGCTTCGCTCCTCCGGCTGGATGGCCAGCACCGAGGAGTTTCCACACCCCCTGCGTGCAGACGCGGAAACCCTGCCGCCCTTCGACTTGGGCCGCCTGGAGCCGGGATGCGCGGATAAAGACCAGATCAAGGAGTTGATCTCCCAGTACCAGGCAGCTCTGGGACGGCACCTCCTAGCAGAAGAACGTCGCCTGGCCTACGTCGCCTTCACCCGCGCCCGCCACCACCTCCTGCTGACCGGATCACACTTATCCAAGGGCGCCAGCAAACCCCGCCCCATGTCCCGGTTCCTGGCTGAACTGCGCCGCCGAGACCTGGTGGCTCCCTACGGTGACGGCTGGACGGAGCACAACCCGGAGGCCTTGAACCCGCTGGTCACCACGCAAAGCACAGGCTTCTGGCCCCACGAGACCACCCCCGGGAGCCTGGAGGAAATGCTGCACCAGGCCCGGCTGCGCGCCGCAGACGCCGTCGCCACGGCCCAGGCCTCCGGTGGCGCGCTCACGGTAAATCCCGGCGCCAGTGACAGCGTCGTCAACCGTTGGCGGCAGGAAGCCGCGTTGCTGTTGGCCGAGCGCAACCGCCAAGAGAACTCCACACCTGCTGTGCACCTGCCCGCGCACCTGGCCGCCACCAAAATTGACGACCTGCGGCAGGACCGCGCCCAGTTCGCCCTGGCACTGCGCCGCCCACTGCCACCACATCCCAGCTCCAGTAGCCGCCTGGGAACCGTCTTCCACGACGCCGTCGCCCGGCATCTTGCGGCCCAGGTGGAGCTAATCAGCCTCCAGGAGGCAGGCGTCCCAGAAACCTTGAACTCCGCAGATCGGCGCAAGGTCCAGGAGTGGCTGCAGGTGGTTGACTCCTTGCCCCTGCTGGAGGGCTACAACTTGGAGCAGACCGAGACTGAACTGGAGTTGACGCTCGCCGACGTGACCGTGCGCTGCCGCATGGACGCGGTCTTCAAACGCGGGGAGGACGACTGGCTGATCGTTGACTGGAAGACCGGCATGCAAGCCATACCTGTTGAACAGCTCAGCGTCTACGTCCATGCCTGGGCCCACGCGAAGGGCCTGGAGCCCTCAGCGGTGCGTGCCGCCTACGTGTATGTGGCGCAGAAGGACCCCGCCAAGCAGGTCCATGAACTCTCAGAGGGACAGCTTCTCCCGCTGGCGGAACTCGTCAGCATACTCAGCCTCGCAGCAAACGAGTGA